In a genomic window of Melopsittacus undulatus isolate bMelUnd1 chromosome 1, bMelUnd1.mat.Z, whole genome shotgun sequence:
- the LOC101872738 gene encoding ovalbumin-like, whose translation MGSIGAASTEFCIDVFRELRVQHVNENIFYSPLSIISALSMVYLGARENTRAQIDEVFHFDKITGFGDTVDPQCGASLSVHKSLQNVFAQITQPKDNYSLNLASRLYAEESYPILPEYIQCVKELYNEGLETVSFQTGADQARELINSWVENQTNGVIKNILQPSSVDPQTEMVLVNAIYFKGLWQKAFKDEETQAVPFRITEQENRPVQMMYQFGSFKVAVVASEKIKILELPYASGQLSMWVLLPDEVSGLEQLENAITFEKLTEWTSSDLTEERKIKVFLPRVKIEEKYNLTAVLMALGVTDLFSSSANFSGISAAENLKMSEAVHEAFVEIYEAGSEVVGSSGAGIEAPSDSEEFRADHPFLFLIKHNPTNSILFFGRCFSP comes from the exons ATGGGGTCCATCGGTGCAGCAAGCACAGAATTTTGCATTGATGTATTCAGGGAGCTGAGAGTCCAGCATGTCAATGAGAACATCTTCTACTCCCCCCTGAGCATCATTTCAGCTCTGTCCATGGTCTACCTAGGTGCAAGAGAAAACACCAGGGCTCAGATAGATGAG GTTTTTCACTTTGATAAAATCACAGGGTTTGGAGACACTGTTGATCCTCAG TGCGGCGCCTCTCTAAGTGTCCACAAATCACTTCAAAATGTGTTCGCTCAAATCACCCAACCAAAAGACAATTATTCACTCAACCTTGCCAGCAGACTTTATGCTGAAGAATCATACCCAATACTGCCG GAATACATACAATGTGTGAAGGAACTATATAATGAAGGCTTGGAAACTGTCAGCTTTCAAACAGGTGCAGATCAAGCCAGAGAGCTCATTAATTCCTGGGTTGAAAACCAGACTAACG GAGTGATCAAAAATATCCTTCAACCAAGCTCTGTGGATCCCCAGACTGAAATGGTCCTTGTCAATGCCATTTACTTCAAAGGATTGTGGCAGAAAGCATTTAAGGATGAAGAAACCCAGGCAGTGCCTTTCAGAATTACCGAG CAAGAAAACAGACCTGTGCAGATGATGTATCAGTTTGGTTCATTTAAAGTGGCAGTGGTGGCTTCTGAGAAGATTAAGATCCTGGAGCTTCCATACGCCAGTGGGCAGCTGAGCATGTGGGTTCTGTTGCCTGATGAAGTCTCTGGCTTGGAGCAG CTTGAGAACGCAATCACCTTTGAAAAACTTACGGAGTGGACCAGTTCTGATTTAAcggaagagaggaaaataaaagtgttCCTCCCACGCGTGAAGATTGAGGAAAAATATAACCTCACAGCTGTCTTGATGGCCTTGGGTGTAACTGACCTGTTCAGCTCATCAGCCAATTTCTCTGGCATCTCTGCAGCAGAGAACCTGAAGATGTCTGAAGCTGTCCATGAGGCATTTGTAGAAATCTACGAAGCAGGCAGCGAGGTGGTAGGCTCATCAGGAGCTGGGATAGAGGCTCCAAGTGACTCTGAAGAGTTTAGGGCTGACCACCCATTCCTCTTCTTGATCAAGCATAACCCAACAAACAGCATCCTCTTCTTTGGCAGATGCTTTTCCCcttaa
- the LOC101872410 gene encoding heterochromatin-associated protein MENT-like has product MELVSTSVGKFTVDLFNKLNEANKGKNIFFSPWSVSSAMALVYLGAKGNTAIEMAEVLHFTQTARSEGSSSVARPSRGRPKRRKMDPEYKQGEDTHSGFKELLTAINKPRSTYSLKTANRIYMEKTFVLLPVYIQLSKKYYKAEPQNVSFKTAMEQSRKEINTWVEKQTEGKIKNLLGPRDVTTSTKLVLVNAVYFKAEWEVKFPEGNTVVQPFRLSKNKTKPVKMMCVRNTFPVLIMETLNIKMIELPYLKHELSMFILLPDDIKDATTGLEQLERELTYEKLSEWTDSKKMTETLVDLYLPKFTLEERYELSDKLSSMGMHSAFSSNADFSGMAEKGDMLISKIIHQSFVAVDEKGTEAAAATATVVLTSAPVVHVLKFKADHPFHFFIRHNKSKSILFFGRFCSPLE; this is encoded by the exons atggaactGGTCTCAACATCAGTTGGCAAGTTTACGGTTGATCTTTTCAACAAGCTGAATGAGGCAAACAAGggcaaaaacattttcttttccccctggAGTGTATCATCTGCTATGGCTCTGGTGTACCTGGGTGCAAAAGGCAATACAGCAATAGAGATGGCAGAG GTTCTTCATTTCACTCAAACAGCAAGATCTGAAGGCTCTTCTTCTGTGGCCAGACCTTCTCGGGGGAgaccaaagagaagaaaaatg GATCCTGAGTACAAGCAAGGTGAAGATACCCACTCTGGCTTCAAAGAGCTCCTGACTGCCATCAATAAACCCAGAAGCACTTACTCACTGAAAACTGCCAACCGCATTTACATGGAAAAAACTTTTGTGTTATTGCCT gtatACATACAGCTCAGTAAGAAGTACTACAAAGCAGAGCCACAGAATGTTAGCTTTAAGACAGCCATGGAACAATCCAGAAAGGAAATTAACACTTGGGTTGAAAAACAAACTGAGG gcaaaatcaAGAATTTGCTGGGTCCACGAGATGTGACAACCTCCACGAAGCTCGTCCTAGTAAATGCTGTTTACTTCAAGGCAGAATGGGAAGTGAAATTTCCCGAAGGGAATACAGTTGTGCAACCCTTCCGACTGAGCAAG AACAAGACCAAGCCTGTGAAGATGATGTGCGTAAGAAATACATTTCCAGTTCTCATCATGGAAACACTGAATATCAAAATGATTGAGTTGCCATACTTGAAACATGAACTCAGTATGTTCATCCTCCTTCCTGATGACATCAAAGACGCCACTACAGGTCTTGAACAG CTGGAGAGAGAACTGACGTATGAGAAGCTGTCCGAATGGACTGATTCCAAGAAGATGACTGAAACTCTTGTAGATCTGTACCTTCCTAAGTTCACACTGGAGGAGAGATACGAACTCAGCGATAAATTGAGCAGCATGGGAATGCACAGTGCCTTCAGCAGCAatgctgatttcagtggaatGGCTGAGAAGGGTGATATGCTCATCTCCAAAATTATTCACCAATCTTTTGTTGCAGTTGATGAGAAAGGCactgaggcagctgctgctaCTGCAACTGTAGTACTAACAAGTGCACCCGTTGTCCATGTTCTGAAATTTAAGGCTGACCACCCTTTCCACTTCTTCATCAGACACAACAAATCCAAGAGCATCCTCTTCTTTGGCAGATTCTGCTCTCCCCTAGAATGA
- the LOC101872572 gene encoding serpin B10-like, which yields MEALNKANTSFALDFFKHECQEYGDKNILFSPLSISSALATVYLGAKGNTADQMAKVLHFNKAEGTKNVTTTIKMQIFSRTEERLANRCTCFQKTEIGKSDNIHTGFKALNFEINQPTKNYLLKSVNQLYGEKSLPFSKEYLQLAKKYYNAEPQSVDFVGAADEIRREINSKAEYQTEGKIQNLLPPGSVDSLTRLVLVNALYFKGNWATKFEAEATRQRPFKINMHTTKPVPMMYLSDKFNWTYIESVQTDILELPYVNNDLSMFILLPSDITVLQKLERELTFENLSAWTSPELMEKMKMEVYLPRFTLEEKYDLKSTLSRMGLEDAFIEGQADFTGMSENGDLFLSQVFHKCYLEVNEEGTEAAAASSATLASRSLGATVIFVADHPFLFFIRHNKTKSLLFLGRFSSP from the exons ATGGAAGCTTTGAATAAAGCAAACACAAGCTTTGCTCTCGACTTCTTCAAACATGAGTGTCAAGAATATGGTGACAAGAATATTTTGTTCTCCCCTTTGAGTATTTCATCAGCCCTGGCTACTGTTTATTTGGGAGCCAAAGGTAACACAGCAGATCAAATGGCAAAG GTACTTCACTTTAACAAAGCTGAAGGAACCAAGAATGTCACCACAACcataaaaatgcaaatcttTTCCAGAACAGAAGAGCGTCTAGCAAACCGATGCACTTGTTTCCAGAAG ACAGAAATTGGCAAATCGGATAATATCCACACTGGGTTTAAAGCACTCAACTTTGAAATCAACCAACCCACTAAAAATTATCTCCTTAAAAGTGTGAACCAGCTATATGGAGAAAAATCGTTGCCTTTCAGTAAA GAATATTTACAGTTAGCCAAGAAATACTACAATGCAGAGCCACAGTCAGTTGACTTTGTGGGAGCAGCAGATGAAATCAGAAGAGAGATCAATTCCAAAGCTGAATACCAGACTGAAG GTAAAATTCAAAATCTGCTGCCTCCTGGATCTGTGGATTCACTTACCAGGCTAGTCCTGGTAAATGCACTCTACTTCAAAGGAAACTGGGCAACAAAGTTTGAAGCTGAAGCCACCAGGCAAAGGCCTTTCAAAATAAACATG CATACAACTAAACCAGTGCCCATGATGTACCTGAGTGATAAGTTTAACTGGACCTACATAGAATCAGTCCAGACTGATATTCTTGAGCTTCCATACGTCAACAATGACCTCAGCATGTTTATCCTTCTACCAAGTGACATCACCGTCCTACAAAAG CTAGAAAGAGAATTGACTTTTGAAAACTTGTCTGCATGGACCAGCCCTGAACtgatggagaaaatgaaaatggaagttTATTTGCCCAGGTTCACGTTAGAGGAGAAATATGACCTCAAATCTACTTTAAGCAGGATGGGGCTAGAAGATGCCTTCATTGAAGGTCAGGCTGATTTTACAGGAATGTCAGAAAATGGTGATCTGTTTTTGTCACAAGTTTTTCACAAGTGTTATCTGGAAGTCAATGAAGaaggcacagaggcagcagctgccagtTCAGCAACACTGGCATCACGAAGTCTTGGTGCTACTGTTATTTTTGTGGCAGATCaccctttcctcttctttattAGGCACAACAAGACCAAAAGTCTCCTCTTCTTGGGAAGATTCTCTTCCCCATAG